The Acidobacteriota bacterium genome has a segment encoding these proteins:
- the speD gene encoding adenosylmethionine decarboxylase, whose translation MYDCPPGLLNDVVFVRDAVRRAAQEARSTLLHEVQHAFEPQGVTALALLAESHISVHTWPEKGYAAADVFTCGQHTRPERACEYLKRVFQARRFQMRKLPRGMMAPNLPRNDRPSPVVEAAAEPGESSEEASQCRVLSFARISG comes from the coding sequence ATGTATGACTGTCCGCCAGGACTTCTGAACGACGTCGTCTTCGTGCGGGACGCGGTGCGCCGCGCCGCGCAGGAGGCGAGGTCGACGCTCCTGCACGAAGTCCAGCACGCCTTCGAGCCGCAAGGAGTGACCGCGCTCGCGCTCCTCGCGGAGTCCCACATCTCCGTCCATACCTGGCCGGAGAAGGGCTACGCCGCCGCGGACGTGTTCACCTGCGGCCAGCACACCCGACCCGAGCGAGCCTGCGAGTATCTCAAGCGTGTGTTCCAGGCGCGCCGGTTCCAGATGCGCAAGCTGCCCCGCGGCATGATGGCTCCCAACCTTCCCCGGAACGACCGTCCTTCGCCCGTGGTCGAGGCGGCGGCAGAGCCGGGGGAGTCGTCGGAGGAGGCGTCCCAATGCCGGGTGCTGAGCTTCGCGCGGATTTCTGGCTGA
- a CDS encoding insulinase family protein, which produces MRHALLLTLAALAAAPATPAASGRAQVPVEEFVLDNGMRFLLVRQPEKTTVSAGWVAHVGSANERPGMTGISHLFEHMMFKGTRTIGTKNAERDLEIIEEQERIQERIREIYREQRRRWRLGEISDPFDPDARPPELVELQRRFQELVEEQRSLMVKDEFDKIYTAAGASGMNAFTNQDMTVYFITVPANKLELWFWMESDRLFNPVFREFYSERDVVHEERRLRTESTPTGKYDEQFNAMFWVSHPYGWPVVGWPSDLRVISKKQADEYYATYYAPNNLTAALVGNFDPAEVRALAEKYFGRLQPGPHAPPDVVTLEVEQLAEKRMRAECDCQPQVEVRYHTVPFEHADSYALDVLAGLLNGRTGRLYKSLVLDQQIASSAAASQNSMKYAGYFSFFAEAKGEATPEQLEAAWYEELRRIREEPIPEDELQKVKNQIAADAYRRLERPFFLMIQLLYFDGLGDWKYINTWADKTLAVTADQVKEVARRYFGPERRSVALYYRKPGSAADQPPEGLADLPPQQQQMVKMQLRQLKQIEDPDKLRQILEQMRQRKDQMPPEFAPAMRVMERWIEGRIEQLDAAKGGER; this is translated from the coding sequence ATGCGCCATGCCCTCTTGCTGACGCTCGCCGCCCTCGCCGCGGCCCCGGCGACGCCCGCGGCGTCGGGGCGCGCCCAGGTCCCTGTCGAGGAGTTCGTGCTCGACAACGGGATGCGATTCCTCCTCGTCCGCCAGCCGGAGAAGACCACCGTCTCCGCCGGGTGGGTGGCCCACGTCGGTTCGGCCAACGAGCGCCCGGGGATGACGGGGATCAGCCACCTCTTCGAACACATGATGTTCAAGGGGACGCGCACGATCGGTACGAAGAACGCCGAGCGCGATCTCGAGATCATCGAGGAGCAGGAGCGCATCCAGGAGCGGATCCGGGAGATCTACCGCGAACAGCGGCGCCGGTGGCGCCTCGGCGAGATCTCCGACCCGTTCGATCCGGACGCCCGTCCGCCCGAACTGGTGGAACTGCAACGGCGCTTCCAGGAACTCGTCGAGGAACAGCGGTCGCTGATGGTCAAGGACGAGTTCGACAAGATCTACACGGCGGCCGGAGCGTCGGGGATGAACGCCTTCACCAACCAGGACATGACCGTCTACTTCATCACCGTCCCGGCCAACAAGCTCGAGCTGTGGTTCTGGATGGAGTCGGACCGCCTGTTCAATCCGGTCTTCCGGGAGTTCTACTCCGAGCGGGACGTGGTTCACGAGGAGCGCCGGCTGCGCACCGAGTCGACGCCGACCGGCAAGTACGACGAGCAGTTCAACGCGATGTTCTGGGTCTCTCATCCCTACGGGTGGCCCGTCGTGGGCTGGCCGTCCGATCTGCGCGTGATCAGCAAGAAGCAGGCGGATGAGTACTACGCGACCTACTACGCGCCGAACAACCTCACGGCGGCGCTGGTGGGGAACTTCGATCCCGCGGAGGTCCGGGCCCTGGCGGAGAAGTACTTCGGCCGTCTCCAGCCAGGCCCGCATGCCCCGCCCGACGTCGTCACGCTGGAGGTCGAACAGCTCGCCGAGAAGCGGATGCGCGCCGAGTGCGACTGCCAGCCCCAGGTGGAGGTGCGCTACCACACGGTGCCCTTCGAACACGCCGATTCGTACGCGCTCGACGTGCTGGCGGGCCTTCTCAACGGCCGCACGGGACGCCTGTACAAGTCGCTGGTCCTGGATCAGCAGATCGCCAGCTCCGCCGCCGCGTCGCAGAACAGCATGAAGTACGCCGGCTACTTCTCGTTCTTCGCCGAGGCGAAGGGCGAGGCGACGCCGGAACAGCTCGAGGCCGCATGGTACGAGGAGCTCCGGCGCATCCGAGAGGAACCGATCCCCGAGGACGAGCTGCAGAAGGTGAAGAACCAGATCGCGGCCGACGCGTACAGGCGGCTGGAAAGGCCCTTTTTCCTCATGATTCAGCTCCTCTACTTCGACGGCCTGGGCGACTGGAAGTACATCAACACCTGGGCCGACAAGACGCTCGCGGTGACGGCGGACCAGGTGAAGGAAGTGGCCCGCCGCTACTTCGGACCCGAGAGGCGCTCGGTCGCGCTCTACTACCGCAAGCCCGGATCCGCGGCCGACCAGCCGCCGGAGGGTCTCGCGGATCTGCCGCCGCAGCAGCAGCAGATGGTCAAGATGCAGCTGCGCCAGCTGAAGCAGATCGAGGACCCCGACAAGCTCCGGCAGATCCTCGAGCAGATGCGTCAGCGGAAGGACCAGATGCCGCCGGAGTTTGCGCCGGCGATGAGGGTGATGGAGCGGTGGATCGAGGGGCGCATCGAGCAGCTCGATGCCGCGAAGGGAGGTGAGCGATGA
- a CDS encoding methyltransferase domain-containing protein, which produces MPGAELRADFWLNEYITPWDIYCHGVTRVLAHARTRYQEMYILETGAYGKALVLDGKWQSSVADEFLYHEALVHPAMILHGSPRRVLVLGGGEGATVREALRWKTVERVTMVDIDGKVVQACREHLPEMHQGAFDDPRTELIIGDALELLDRADDRWDVVISDLSDPIESGPSYKLFTREYFEKARRVVAEGGLFVVQAGPISPAEHALHARLVRTVGAVWPHVLSYGSHVPSYGSPWGFALASGQPIETRPDPGRVDRLLAEKTTGGFKLIDGQTLLGLLQTPLYLRRKIEEEDTIYTLENPPTFFGPGTGE; this is translated from the coding sequence ATGCCGGGTGCTGAGCTTCGCGCGGATTTCTGGCTGAACGAGTACATCACCCCCTGGGACATCTACTGTCACGGCGTGACGCGTGTCCTCGCGCACGCACGGACCCGTTACCAGGAGATGTACATCCTGGAAACCGGCGCCTACGGGAAGGCCCTGGTTCTCGACGGCAAGTGGCAGTCGTCGGTCGCCGACGAATTCCTCTACCACGAGGCGCTCGTCCACCCGGCGATGATCCTCCACGGCTCCCCCCGGCGCGTGCTGGTGCTGGGGGGCGGCGAGGGCGCCACCGTGCGCGAGGCGTTGCGCTGGAAGACGGTGGAGCGGGTCACCATGGTCGACATCGACGGGAAGGTGGTGCAGGCCTGTCGCGAACACCTCCCGGAGATGCACCAGGGGGCTTTCGACGATCCGAGGACGGAGCTGATCATCGGCGACGCCCTCGAGCTGCTCGACCGGGCCGACGACCGCTGGGACGTCGTCATCTCGGACCTTTCCGATCCGATCGAGTCGGGGCCGTCCTACAAGCTGTTCACCCGCGAGTACTTCGAGAAGGCGCGGCGGGTCGTGGCCGAAGGCGGGCTGTTCGTCGTGCAGGCCGGGCCGATCAGTCCAGCGGAGCATGCGCTCCACGCCCGACTCGTCCGCACGGTCGGGGCGGTCTGGCCCCATGTCCTCTCCTACGGCTCGCACGTTCCGTCGTACGGCTCCCCGTGGGGCTTCGCCCTGGCCTCCGGCCAGCCGATCGAGACCCGACCCGATCCCGGCCGCGTGGACCGGCTGCTCGCCGAGAAGACCACCGGCGGTTTCAAGCTGATCGACGGCCAAACGCTGCTGGGCCTGCTGCAAACGCCGCTCTACCTGCGGCGGAAGATCGAGGAGGAGGACACGATCTACACCCTCGAGAATCCGCCGACGTTCTTCGGTCCCGGCACCGGGGAGTGA